The Nitrosarchaeum sp. genome has a segment encoding these proteins:
- the guaA gene encoding glutamine-hydrolyzing GMP synthase — protein MDKIIVLDFGSQYSHLICRRIREFSVYAELVPFDISLEELQKHNPKGIIFSGGPSSVYNSDAPVPENKIFDMNLPLLGICYGHQLIVNKFGGKVKRANKEYGSSLLTIDNDKNLLNGIGGSVRAWMSHGDEAEQIPPGFKVIGHTKSAKAAAIASDERSIYGIQFHPEVVHTEQGTEILKNFVLKVCGAKQDWTMEGFIDSAVNKISKIEGDVLCGVSGGIDSTVAALLIHKAIGNRLKCVFVNNGLLRLNEEIEIKEMFEKNFNVNFTMVDAVQDFLSKLKGIEDPERKRKIIGEEFINVFTDFAKNKGPFKWLAQGTLYPDVIESGVSKGPAAVIKSHHNVGGLPDWLDLEILEPLRELYKDEVRKIAKILGVPEKLFMRHPFPGPGLAVRIIGEVTPKKLQISKVASKIVEDELIASGFYGKVWQAYAAVGDDKAVGVVGDERKYGNIVMIRVVDSIDAMTADWTRLPHELLEKISNRITNEVEDVTWVTYAISSKPPATIEPQ, from the coding sequence ATGGATAAGATAATAGTTTTAGATTTTGGATCTCAATATAGTCATTTGATTTGCAGAAGAATAAGAGAATTTTCAGTGTATGCAGAGCTAGTCCCCTTTGATATCAGTCTTGAAGAATTACAAAAGCACAATCCTAAAGGAATAATTTTTTCTGGGGGTCCATCAAGTGTCTATAACTCTGATGCTCCAGTTCCTGAAAATAAAATTTTTGACATGAATCTTCCATTACTAGGAATATGTTATGGACATCAATTAATTGTAAATAAGTTTGGAGGAAAGGTAAAAAGGGCTAACAAAGAATACGGTTCATCATTATTAACAATTGATAACGATAAAAATCTGTTAAACGGAATTGGAGGTTCAGTCAGAGCATGGATGAGTCATGGCGATGAGGCAGAGCAAATACCACCAGGATTCAAAGTAATAGGACATACCAAAAGTGCAAAGGCTGCGGCAATTGCTTCAGATGAAAGATCAATCTATGGAATTCAATTTCATCCAGAGGTGGTTCACACAGAACAAGGAACTGAAATTCTCAAAAATTTTGTTTTGAAAGTTTGCGGAGCGAAACAAGATTGGACAATGGAGGGATTCATAGATTCTGCTGTGAATAAAATTTCAAAAATCGAAGGAGATGTTTTATGCGGTGTTAGTGGTGGAATAGATTCTACAGTAGCTGCTTTACTTATTCACAAGGCAATAGGCAATAGACTAAAATGTGTTTTTGTAAATAATGGTCTATTACGATTAAACGAAGAGATAGAAATCAAAGAGATGTTTGAAAAAAATTTTAATGTAAATTTTACAATGGTTGATGCTGTTCAAGATTTTTTAAGTAAATTAAAAGGCATTGAAGACCCTGAGAGAAAAAGGAAGATCATAGGTGAAGAATTTATCAATGTTTTTACAGATTTTGCAAAAAATAAAGGGCCTTTCAAATGGCTTGCACAAGGGACGTTATATCCAGATGTAATAGAGAGTGGAGTTTCAAAAGGTCCTGCTGCAGTGATAAAATCTCATCATAATGTTGGAGGGCTGCCAGATTGGCTTGATTTGGAAATTTTAGAACCATTACGTGAGTTATACAAAGACGAAGTTAGAAAAATTGCTAAAATTTTAGGCGTTCCAGAAAAACTTTTCATGCGACATCCATTTCCAGGACCTGGGCTTGCTGTAAGAATTATCGGTGAAGTTACTCCAAAAAAGCTGCAAATATCAAAAGTAGCAAGTAAAATTGTTGAAGATGAATTGATAGCATCTGGATTTTATGGCAAAGTTTGGCAAGCATATGCAGCGGTAGGTGACGATAAAGCAGTAGGGGTAGTTGGTGATGAGAGAAAATATGGAAACATCGTAATGATTAGAGTAGTAGACTCTATTGATGCAATGACAGCTGATTGGACAAGATTACCACATGAATTACTAGAAAAAATCAGCAATAGAATCACAAATGAGGTAGAAGATGTAACATGGGTAACATATGCTATTTCAAGTAAACCTCCTGCAACAATTGAGCCACAATAA